TGCGTGCCTTGTTATTGTTTAGTGGTTCATATCTATGCGTTCTCCTCTGTAGGAACACTACATGGTTAGCACAACATTCTTTTCAGATGAGATTGCAAGTGTTCTGCAACAACATTACCAGGGTGCGGGAAAACCTTTACTGTTTCTCTTGCATGGACTTAATACAGATAGCAATAATTTCTCTAAACCGGCAGAGTTTCAGGTTCTCAACTCTACCCATTCCTTTTCTTACCCTTTGCTGCGatcatttattaattgttttcatCACGACAGTGGGTGAACTGTTGGGTACATATTATTTCTCACCCCTAAACTGTCATCGAATAAGACCTGTCATGTACCAATGCTATTCGGTCTTTTTGTGATGATATGGTAATACTTATACCAGCTAGCatatctttcttgaaaaactgATTCTTggtattgtatatttttaactttgatttagGGCATTGATAAGTTTGATAAGGATTTGACTACTCTGCATCCGATATTGACGGAGTGCCGTGTCATCAAGTCAAATCTTGAAATTGCGCTTATTCAGTTTGCCAATGATATAAGCTCCGAAGCTCATGTTGAGGTAACTAATGTTAAACTGCCAAAGTTATGTTGGTATGTTGAGtacatattttaacattaatgcGAAGTGTAATATGAGGTTTATGGGAGATCTATAGGAGGAAATAGGATTTAGTATTGCAATTGTGACAGTTTAATGCTTAGTTTCTTCCGTGGGAGACTATTTGTTGTAGTTGTGAAAAGAAAGTGATTTTGGGAACTGGGAGGTATCTTTTAACTTTTCTGTGATGTCCTTTCCTTAAGACTAACTGACGAAGTAAAGTAGCTTATGTATAGATAAAAAAGGCAGAAAATGTACTATTTTCCTATACCTGGCTATGTACCCACTTTTCACCAAAACTtttggcaatttttttttttgttgaaatagGAATATCATAGGGCGGGCGTTGCATGGTTACATTATTGATTAGTAGAAGAATCTACAATGTTTATGATGAAGTATGAATGACTTTATACATATGCTTTGTGAGAATGCTTTCGTAATAGTTGCAATATACATTCCAACGAAATAGGTCATGAGAAAAACTAAGGTTGGAATGAAGGAGTATCAGCTTGAAAGCATTTTTCTTCATCATACCTACATGTATGGTGGATGTCGGCATTGTTCCTACACATGTATTTGTGCTACTGGTGAAAATAGGTATACATTTCTGAATTTTGATATTGTAACCATATTTTTTGTCACAATAAATGTGGTTCTCAAATACGTTTGGTTAGCAATCCTTACTCGGTGCTCATTTGTAATTAGAATGgatttgcaaaaagaaaaaaatactaccTCTATCCCTAAATATAAGACTTTTTTTCCTAGTTGTCCCTTTCTTTAAGACTATTTTTTTGACTGTCACttgtattaaatatgttttgaaaaataccTGTACCTAATTTACAATtcttaaattcataaataataaatattgggaaatatctctttctctctcctccagCATTGGCAAAGTTAAAATTGGACAGAGATCACAActaccattttctttttccaaaattagTTAGTTAggtgaaattaattaaatggaAAAAGGTGATTTGGTTGGTGTAACCATTGGCAATTTAATTTGTGtaacaaaattaactaattttctCAAAGGGTGTGGCTTGGATAAAAGAGTTTTATATTTAGGGACAGAGGTAGTTGTTTACTATGTTTTAAGTAGTAGCTACCTTGATCATAAAATAGGTGGGCTGGCTATGATATGTGTATTAATGCAGTGCTGTTCTTCATTACGGCCATGCGGCAGCTCCTAATGACAAGGTATGGCATAAAAGTACCCCATTTAAAGTCATTATCATTGGCCATCATAATGTTGCTGTATTGAATCATCTTTCAACATTGGTTATACTACTTTCCTAAGATCTTTTGTGCATTCTGCCCTGAATGGAGCATAATTCCTGCGTTTTCTgtatactatttattatttccaTTATTTGTTTGGTTGAAACGTGAAATTAAGCAGCACCATGCGTACTTATCTGGGTTTTCTCTTTCACTAGCTAGTCTGAAAAGTACTTGGTCAGAAATATGTAAAAATGGGAatacagaaaacaaaaaatgcaaTTGATGAGAAACTCTTTGAAAACAGGAAAAATTAAACTCTCTGGTATGTGGGTGACTTTGGATCTGGCTAATTgacatattaaatattgaaaacttAATTCCTTAAGAAACAAGATGAGCTGAAGTTATTATAGTATGAGTTGGATTATCAatgattgtttatttttagaGATGTTCAAgtctttaaatttttcttaaagcATGACTCTTCTGCAGACATTGCAAGATGGGGACATGGCACTGTTTGACATGGGAGCTGAGTACAATTTCTATGGGTCTGACATAACCTGTTCTTTCCCTGTGAGTCTTTCCGTTAATAATACATTAGTCAGTGTTTGATCTAATTTTTTggcttttcttctcaaaatggTGAAGTGCAATTTTGAATAAGCtctacaaaatgaaaatagacttttttattgaaggaaaagtaaaaatacAGAGCTGCCATGAAAAGCTAGCTGGAGTAGTTTCTACTTTTGCGGATAGAAGCCAAAAAAGCTGggtcaaattttattttagcatctattaaatataattagttttcaCTCAACTTTAAATTTGTGGTGCAGATAAATGGGAAGTTTACAAGCGATCAATCTCTTATATATACTGTAAGTGCTCCCTCAGAAAACCGTTTTTGTCAAAGGGAAagtatttgatgtttgtttaCTTAATATCTAAAAAACTGAGCCAGTACAAGCATTTGCAGAGCAAATCCCAAACAAAAACATGTATTACTTTTCTGTGAGGGCTTGCCTAACTTCAGACATTCATGTGCATGCTTGTATGGCCCAGCTATAGCATTTCTTTCAAACACATGTATTACTTTTCTGTAAGGGCTTGCCTAATTTTAGATATTCATGTGAATGTTGGTATGGCCAGCCAATGTAAATTTCAACTTCCGTGTACCTCTGTATTGATTTTTATAGCATTTATTTGTTGGTGCTCTTCATGTTCTGCAGGCTGTGCTAGATGCTCATAATGCTGTTATATCTTCAATGAAACCTGGAGTAAACTGGGTTGATATGCACATGTATGATCAACTACACTAATCACTTTTTTAGCAACTAAATGTCTGCCTTGCTTGGTTTCTATTTTCAAGTGCCAATGGCTGGGTTGTTGTTAGTGTTTCTCTTGCAAGGAAGGTTTTTTGACTATTTAACTAAATATGTGAATTGGGACATTAGTATATTACAGAATTGTAACGTAGGTAATCTGTGCACATGCAGTCCCGAGCTTTTATTTTGACGTCTGCAGCTTGATTGAGAAATTACTGTCGTTTTCTTGAATGGGGAACCTAAGAGAAAAATCTAGCTGATAGCCATCACTAGATTTCTTTATGAAACAAACAAGTGTGCGTTTTGTGACACTGCTTTGTTGTTGAAAACAATGGCTTTATACAGAGATAATAAGAAATCTAAATAAGTTGACCAAATATCCACGAGCCGTCtgtttttgtaagaaaatagaaaattcaaaatactaaTATACACCACTATCATGCTACTTTTCCTTGTTTATGTTCATACCCTTTCTAAAATTGCAGATTGGCTGAAAAAGTTATTCTCGAGTCACTGAAGAGGGGAAACATTCTTTTGGGGTAATGTTTTTGAGTTATTTTATATCTGATGGCTAAATTTCATCTTGATACAATCTCTAGGATCTTTTATGAAGCTTCATATTTGTGAATTTGGTGTAGTGATGTTGAGGACATGATGGCTGCACGCTTGGGTGCAGTTTTTATGCCACATGGTCTCGGGCATTTCCTTGGTATTGATACACATGATCCTGGAGGCTACTTACAGGTATTTTGTAAATTTCATCTGCAGTTACATTTTAAACTTATCCTTTCCCATTCCTTAATTAATGTCCTGTGTAGTTAATCTTGTATCAACAACTTTTTCATACCAATTTGCAGGGTctggaaagaagaaaggaaccTGGATTAAAATCTTTGCGGACAATCAGAGATCTCCAAGAAGGAATGGTCAGTACACTTACTGCTTCTTTCAgtaataagaaatttttttagttgCAAGTAGCAACTGATTAGAAGCATGATAGTTGTTGATGTTTTGCTTTGGGTTATACTAGATTCAAATTGGCATAATGAGGGCCCCGAAAACTTACTCATTTATGTTTGAGAGTTAATTTTTTCTGGTAATAAGCCATCTAGTTGTCTTTACATGCTAaagtaaataatgttttatgaGCTTCGTTTGAATACGATTCTCCATAAGGAATTATaggaaataaatataagaaatgaaATTGACTTCTCCATAAGCTAAAATTAGGTTATTcacataaaactaaaaaaaaaaaattgacaagtAATATGAGAGAGCTTCTATGTGTTAGTTTATACATAAACTAACTTTAACTTATGAAGTAGttgaattcttttttttctcgttTCAACTACAAATCCTTTTGGAGAAGCTTGTTCAAACATATATATCTTAAGTTAGGAACTAAATTGGGGTTTCTTTTTAAGTTGTAAATTAAAGCGATTGGTACTTACAATCTCATGGACTAAAGTTGTTTGCCAAAGTTTTCTTTGGAATGGTGGTTTGTGTCTTGTAGATTTACTCGTTAAAATTAAGGTCCGAGTTAAAAAAGGGAAGGATTGAATagaacttttaaattttttttaacagatttTCACAATAGAAATTTAAGTTCCAACTTCAAGAAATTCTAATTTcacacaattaataataatttcatatataatatgttgGAGAtgtgggaaaaagaaaaatactagaATTTGTATGGGTTTATTCTCACGAGAGAGTTACATCCAGTTGCTTAATTATCTTGATTAAGccaatccactatattcaagtTTTACAACCATCACTagatggaaaaaaataaatacaacacAAAGTGAATCTTATAAGATCTTGTACAGCAGTTGTGAAATCCTAAACATGCCTTGAAAACCCTAGTTAAGATCTGAACCACTACTGAAAAAAAGATTAAGGAACAAATCACTTGGACGGCAAGTGGACTCTTGTTCTGGGAGGGACTGAGCGCTCCCAAACTGCTCAGATTTGCTTTCCTTTCATTTTAATGCTTGTAAACATGGTTATAGGCTGCTGTCAGTTGGTCcaagtcttttatttttatacacttAATACTATACGGATTTTCCTCATTTCTTATCCCTGATCCCCTGACACCTATCATTTATACACTTGTAGGTTATCACTGTGGAGCCCGGATGCTACTTTATTGACGCCTTGCTACTTCCTGCCATGAATAGTCCAATAACTACCAAGTTCTTGAACCAGGAAGCGATTAATAGATATAAAGATTTTGGTGGAGTTCGAATTGAGAGTGATGTGGTATTCCTCAGTTTACTACTGAACCTATACATAACCTAGTTTTTAGCTTATCATTTCTATACTATCATTTTATCGTTTCTCAATCAAGTAACAACATACATATTCAATCCTATATTTTATGAGGGGGCTGCTAAAGTTTCACCTACACTTTTTGGAGTGTGTTAGCCATATACAACaatgaatatgataaaatacttttaaaggTGCAACTTGTCTAGTGTgctccttttaaaaaaaattagattaaattccatactaaattataaatttcacgTGATTTTCTTGTTGTATAATAAAAGATCACGGGAAATTCGTGATTGAATATGATCTAGTGGACTTGAAAATAACAGGACAAAGATAAAGGTTGTGGTAAAATGTTCTCATAATGCTAAGAGTTGTCTTATTTTTTCTCTGTAACAAGGGGGATATACACACACTCTCTTGATTAAAGATACTTGTAAAGTGATgtgaaatttgtgttttaattgaCTGTTCATATGATAAAAGCAACTTTCTCATTTAGagtcattaattttaaactgtTGATTGTATATCAAACACTATGAACATTAGACAAGCTTTTCCATAAGTtgtttttgtagaaaataaacattaaaactaGTTTCATCATAAAGTAAAATTAGTTAATACATAAATTCATTTGAGATTATATAGAGgctaatttcataatttttatttttatttggtaaaTTTTCTTCCAAACAAGTCTTGTTTCATTCTAAAAATGAATTGTCATTCTTGTAGATGAGCGTATTTGATAATtactttgtttatttctttatgaTGTGCCCAGCTTGTCACTGCCGCTGGTTGCTACAATATGACAAAGTGTCCCAGGGAAATAGGCGAGATTGAGGGGGTGATGGCCGGGGCACCATGGCCAGCGAAGAACATCTCTACTCATGCTAGAAATGGATTAGAAATCTAAGCTTGATTTCAATCTTCTTAAGGTGAACAGGTCCGCGTCTTtagtttatttctttctttctttttgttaatgAATAACGGAGTGCAAGTTGCTGTTTACCTGTCTCGTGTCTAAAATGATCTTCTTTGCACTCCTTCCCTTTCCCAAATAAAAGATCCTCGATATAAGCATTTCAATATCAAACTCAGTAGTAGTTACGTTTCTTTTGACAAATGTTGAGTTGAGATGTTATAGAAGAGCAGGTTCTGAGAGTGAAATTAGAAGTCCTTAAATCGTGAGATTTCTCCCAATCAGTGTTAATCATCCATTGCCTTTAGTGTTTTAAAAGAAGAGTACTTGTTAGTGCCTGACAAGGTGTTAATAGCCCCAAAAAATTGGGAAATACATGTACTTACattaaatttgaagaataatTAAGTCGATCAATTGACAATTTACAACGACAATATAACTACGATAGAGCAATCTCAAGCATTGCTTCTTCCACTGATTGTAGtaagttgttgaaaaattcaAGATCTTTAATACTCCTGCTAATTAATTCATTTCTGAAACAACACAGCACTTGGATGCTGAACTGTTTAtcagttattataataatacaatcGAGATCTTTTGATTCATTATTTAAAGCAACTAAGATTATATAGATTTTTGGGCATATTCATCTCGAACCCTGTAAGAGATATTGTATTAGGTATCACATGTGACTCGTTAGTAAAAGGATTGATCACACCTAATTAGTAAGACCACAATCTCGAGCATTGCTTGTTCACACTGATGGTAATAAGTCGTTAAAAAATGAAATCCTTAAAAGTCAAGTGGATTCGTATCTCAAACAATATAATGCTTTTATGCCAAAGGATTTTGACTATCAGTGAATAACATAATACAATTGAGATCTTTTGGTTCAAACGCATTTTTTTATCTGATATGAAAACTAGTGGACTCAgctctttatttaaaataattaaaattacagaTTCTAATTGGAGTGGATTGTTCTCTAAGTGTTGTAAAGATTTTGAACAAGGCATCACATTGAACTATTTAGTAAAAGGATAGATCA
This genomic stretch from Vigna radiata var. radiata cultivar VC1973A chromosome 7, Vradiata_ver6, whole genome shotgun sequence harbors:
- the LOC106769445 gene encoding xaa-Pro dipeptidase gives rise to the protein MGSSLWPPKVSMELHVKNREKLLASLRQHLSDSSRPLHGFVLLQGGEEQTRYDTDHLELFRQESFFAYLFGVTEPGFYGAIDIATGDSLLFAPRLPSEYAVWLGKIKQLSYFKEHYMVSTTFFSDEIASVLQQHYQGAGKPLLFLLHGLNTDSNNFSKPAEFQGIDKFDKDLTTLHPILTECRVIKSNLEIALIQFANDISSEAHVEVMRKTKVGMKEYQLESIFLHHTYMYGGCRHCSYTCICATGENSAVLHYGHAAAPNDKTLQDGDMALFDMGAEYNFYGSDITCSFPINGKFTSDQSLIYTAVLDAHNAVISSMKPGVNWVDMHILAEKVILESLKRGNILLGDVEDMMAARLGAVFMPHGLGHFLGIDTHDPGGYLQGLERRKEPGLKSLRTIRDLQEGMVITVEPGCYFIDALLLPAMNSPITTKFLNQEAINRYKDFGGVRIESDVLVTAAGCYNMTKCPREIGEIEGVMAGAPWPAKNISTHARNGLEI